The Prevotella sp. E2-28 genome includes the window CGTCTATGCTGGTCGTGATGGTTCGTTCCAACTCTATGAGGACGAGGGTACCAATTATAATTACGAGCAGGGCCGTTATGCCACCATCGACATCCGATATGATGATGCCTGCAAGACGCTCACCTTCTCGCAGCGTAAGGGCACCTTCAATGGTATGCTCCGTCAGCGCCGCTTCAATGTGGTTTACATCACCCCCGACGCTCCTGCGTTGCTGAATCTTGATAATCCTGTAGGTCGTATGGTGACTTACAAAGGACGTGAGGTTACGTTGAACCTTTGATGAGATAAACATAGAAAAAGCCCGACATTCGCGAAGGATGCCGGGCTTTCTTGTTAAGAGAGATTATATGTTCCTTTATCTCACAATGACCTTATGACCATTCTTGATGTAAAGTCCCTTCTTGGCAGAGGTGACCTTCTGGCCTTGGAGATTGTAGAGGTTTGAGGCTTGAGATTTGTGGTTTGAGGTCTTAGGTGTGCTGATGCCTGTGAAGAAGTTCTGCACGTCATACCACTCAACCTCAGAAGAGCGGGTCTCACCGCCACCAGTATAGGTGGTCTTCAAACCTAAGCGCTTCCATGTCTTGATGGTATCTACACCATGCATCAGATAGATGAGGCGCTCGTCATTAATCATCTGGAAGTAACCTATCTGGTCCGTGAAGGTGCAGGGAACCTCTGTCATGTCGCTATCAAGACCGTCGGCATAAAGGGCGGTGGTGAAAGTGAGAGGTGCCTGCTGACCCGTTGCGTCTTCTACGATGAAGCTGTAGGTCAGTTTTGAACCTGCAATAGCATTTCCTTCAGTATCAACAAGGGGAATCTTCACCATCACGCTGACGGCATTGTATTTGCTGACAACCTCTAACTCTTCAATAGAAGGCTTGGCAGGTGTGGCGGCCTTGTCGATAATCTTTGTCCATACGGCATTGCTCACTTCATCATACACACCAATATTGTCCACTGTGGTATATTTTGCGCAGGTCAGCGCGCCAGTGGCGGCATCATACTGCATGGTGATGTCCTCGTTGGGACTGAAATAGAGGCTCTCTGGGGTGTAAGAGTAGCCACTGTAATAGGCTCCCAGATACTGATTGGCAGCAAAGGTTGCGATGCCGTCTTTTACGATACCCATAATCCATGCATCAGGCAGCACCTCGCTGATGCCGTTCACATAGATAGTATCTTGCTTGAAAGCCACCTTTGCAGGGCGCGAAATACTCGTGTCCCAATAGTCATCATGACCAGTGAGGCTATAGTCCATTGGTGTAACGCCTTCTGGAAGTGTGACTTCTGCAGGGGCTGTAGGCTCGTCCTTGGTCAGGATAAGACCTTCCCAGTAAGCGTAAGTAGCAGCAATGGAATTTGCCTTACTACTTTCCAGAATGGCTACTTTGGAATCGAGTGACAGCTTTCCTGCTGTTGCGTCATAGTTGAAAACGATATCAATAGCTGGGGCATTGGCACTTGTGGCGTTGGCATCCTGTCCGTTGATGTACTCATTGCCATAGGTTTCATCAGAGCCAACAAATTGTCCGGATGGTATCGTCACTTTATTGCCGTTGACGGTGCCTTTTACCCAAGCTTTTGACATATACGCCGAGGCTAAGCCCTGAATATAGATGTCAGAGCCATCAATGGCTACCTGCATGGTCTGAGGAAGATAGGCTGTAACATTCGTGAAGTCATCGCCAGTATAGACGTAGAATGCACCACCTGCGATATGCCACGCCTCTCCTTCTGATGGAGGCGTCACTAAAGTCTGAGCAGAACCCATGACAGTCGTGAGGACTGCCATGAGTGTGAAGAGTATCTTTTTCATGTCTGTTATCTGATAATCATTTTACGAGTCTGTCCGTTCTGCTTCACCACATAGATACCTGGGCGCAACTGACCCTTCACGGCACGTCCGTTGAGGTCGTAGTAGTTTGAGGTCAGAGACTTGATGCTTGAGGTCTTTGGAGTGTCAATGGCGGTGATATAGTCAATGCCATAAGGATTTGATGGCAGTGACTCACCATCCTCGTAGATAGCAGTAACGTAGAACAGGTCGCTGTTTTCTGCGTTAACGGGGCCGTAAGATGCGGCGTCTGCAGCCAGTGTTTCTACCTTCTCGTTGTTCTTGTAGATGTTATATCCCACAACGGTGCGTGGCTCTGCCTGGAAGGTAATGTCATCAATCATCATCATGAAGCTACCTGTGCCAGCCACCTTCTGCTGGGTGCCCTCATAATCTACATACTCCGTAGCCTTGCTGGTACGATGCAGGGCAAAATGCTTAGCACCTGCGGGCAGGTCGGCAGTGTACATCTCCCAAACCTTATCATTGATAACGAATTCCTCCTTAGCTACAGAATAGGTTGTGGGGTCAAGGTTGGCTGCATCCAGTGTATAAAGCACTTCGATAGTCTCCTTGAAGGTCATGTCAGTCTGATAGCCAGAAGCCTCAGTGCCACGATAGCCCTTTGCCCAGAATGAAATAGTCTGTGCGTTGCCATTGAGGATGGGTGATACCATGTAGTCGTCGTTATCAACCTCGTAGCCATTACCATCGCCATCACGCTGTGCGCTATAGAAGGCTGCGAAGTACTGATTGCCGGTATGAGGCAGGAAGCGTTCTCCGTTCAGGTTGACATCAGGACCAAGACCAGCCTTGTAAGGATCCATCACGATAAAGGCCTTGGGGGTGTTGGCATTGGGATAGTCAACGGTGCTGAACAGGTTGTTGGGCTTCTGAGTAAAGGCCTTGTCGCCATCTACCATCGTCCATGCGCCCAATCCGTCATAGCTGAATGCAGCATACTGCTCTGCACCCTCTACGAAATGTCCGTTGGGGTTCGTCCATGTGAGTTTCACGCTGGCATTACGGAACTGACCGTTCAGCTCTACTGTGGGCAGGATGACGTCGCTCAGTACGATGATGGTGCCTACCTCTGTCTTGTTGTTACGCTGTTCCTCGTCGTCGGCATTTACCACTTCTGCATAGATGGTCATCGTACCAGCCTTCTTAGCTGTTACTGTGAAGGTCAGAGTCTGGCTCTGGCCCTGTTCCAGATTATTTACGGGTGTAACGTCATCATCGCGGTCAATGGTAGCTACGAGCTCATTGTCAGCATAGAAGTTTACAACATAGTTCTTTGCCAGCACTCTCTGCAGACCGATGTTCTTTACGCTGACGGTAACTTCCTTTGTATCGCCAATCTTCATCTGTGAGGGATAGCTCTTCAGCATGATGCGCTGATCGATGTTCTTGCGGGTAAAGCAACCATCTACATAGATACCTGTAATCTGCAAGCCACGATAGCCGTGATATATCAGGTTGCTATCGTCATCGAGATCAGCACCAATGGGCTGATACAACTCGCCAATCAGTGTGGCAGCACCTGTGTTCGTGTCGATTTCAAACACACCAGTGTCGCGACCACCCAGTGAGGGAGCTAGTGTGGTGTTGGTGCCATCGGTAGCATTTGTGCTATTACCATTGTTGATGAAACCAATCCAGTAGAGCTTGTCAGTACGCAGGTCGAAAGTGGCCGACATATACTGATCCTGACTCTTGAAACCTACGTTGCCGATGGTGTTCAGACGTCCGTCGGTCTTGTCAATGCGATACACATTTCCGCTGGCATCGATGGCGTAGAGCTCACCCTTTGAATTCACGGCGATACACTTTGGTGCGCCATAGAGCAGACCCTCGCGTGAGATATTTGTTACCTTGAAGGTCTCCATGTCGAGTGTTCCAATCTTATAGGTGTTGCCATCGTAGAAGATGCCATACACTACGTCGTTGAATGGGTCGTAGGTCAGGTCGATAGGCTGCTGTGTCTTCATCTTACCAACATCCTGACGCTTCACGTTGATATACTTGCCAGTACCTTCTTCTACATCCCAGGTATATTTGCGAACCAGCACTTCGTATTCCTCGCTACCATACTCAATATCAATATTTCCTGAAGCATTAGCCTCGTGCATGAAGAAAGAGTAATAGGTATTGCCGCCTACATACACACCACTGGGGTAGCTGTAGAGCACGTGGTCACGGATGAGCCAGTCGAAATCGCTGATAACCTGTGTTTCACTTTTGATAGAAGCACCCTCGGTGATTGACCAGTGATCAACTTTTGTCTTCGATACATTAGCAATGTCGATTGACAGCAGACCGATGTTGGCAGCACCGGTAGACTGGGCCACGCCTTCGTCGTCAATCCATGCACCATTACCTACAGAGGTCTGGTGCCAGCCTAGTCCGCTGGTGCTTCCTGTGGGGTCTTTACCATAGGAGTAGGAGTTGACGAGTGAGCCGTTGATAATCACTGATTGCGCCAGTGATACGGCTGGCATTCCGAGCAGGGCAGCTATGGCACCTGCAAAGATTGTTTTCATTTTCATAATATGTTATTTATTTTTTGTTATATTTCTTTCCGTTGATAATCACGATGCCCTTGGCCTTGGTGGTCTGACGTCCCTGTAGGTCGAAGCAGGTTGTGGTTTGGGGTTTGAGGTTAGAGGTTAGGGGTTTGATTGCTGTCTGGATGTCGGTCATACGAATAGTATATTCATTGCCGTCGTTCACGTAAACGATTGTCTGTGTGTATTCATCCATGCCTTCCTTGGTGGCCGTAAGTGTGTACTGCAGGTCGCTACGGAAAATCTTGATGCTGAATTGTCCCTTTTCATCGCTGACGGTTTCATAGATTACATCCTTGTCAGTGGCTTTCAGTACGATGCTCACGCCAGCGAGTGGCCATGTATCGTCATCGGCATAGACCACGGTGCCGGTGATAATCTTCGCATTGGTCTCGTCGCTCTCGGCCACGATATTGAAAGTCTTTACATCACTCTTCGAAACCTGTTCGCCATAGGTTATCTCAAACCACGCCTCTACATTCTGTGCCTCGGCATGAGGAGTGAAGGCGTAGGCCAGTGTCTGTGTCTCGCCATAGGCCAGCGTGTATTTCTCAGAAACCTTCTCTTCGCCTGCCAGGAAGAATTTTACTGTTACCTCTTCGTTGTCAGCCCATAGGTTCTTGACAACGGCCTTGGCTTCATATTCCCAGTTGATAATGGCTGAGTCGGGTAGTGTGGCATCCATCGTGACGATGTGATAGTCAGCTACAGGTTCAAAACCTTCAATGTTATCGATATCTACATTGGCAGCCTCGAAGCGCAGGAAATACTCACCGGCAGTGATGTTGCTGAGCTCGAAGGAAGTCCAATCCGTTGTGAGTTGCTCCGTATAGTCATTGGCAGGTGTCCATTCCTTGCGGTCGGTCGAGGTATAGACGGTCAGTTTCGAGTCGTTCACCTCGCTGGCACGTTTAGCCTTGAAGGTCATGGCTGCTCCTTCTGTCACCTTCAGTTTCTGAGTAATCAGATTGCTGGCTTTACCAGTATAGTCGTAGTGCTCAGCATAATAGTCTGTTGACGAATAGCTCTCGTGCGAGATGTTCCATTTCTCGTCGGCAGTCCATCCCTTCGGCCATGCCTGATCTTGGAAATCCACGAACAGAATCTTCGGGTCGCGGCTGTAGGCCGTCATCACCACTTTCACTTCTTTCTCCTCTCCAGTGATAATCAGCACGCCTTCTTTCTGTCCGAAAGGTTCTACAGGCATCGTCACCTTGATGCTGTCGCTCATCTCGGCAGCCAGTGTTACCTGTTGCTTGTTGGCAGTGATGGCACCCTCAGCCTGAATCTTTACGTTGAGGGTTCCCGTGCCTGTGTTCTTAATGATAAATGAGGTGAGGGCATCAGCAGTGATGGTGCCCAAATCATGAGCTGTACTGTCGGCCAATGTCTCGCCCTTGGCATCATAGACGGTCAGCATCGGTGCGTTACTGCTGATATGGAAGCCAGCCAGGTTGTCAATGGCCACATAGCGTCCTTCAAATTTCAGATAGATGTCGCCAGCAGGGATGTTTTTTAGCGTGTCGGTCACGAAGGCCGATGTCAGTTCAAATCGTCCTGCCTCTGTCCAGTCGCTCTTGTTCATTGAGTAAGAAACCACGAGTGTGGCGGCACTGGTGGCATAAGCACGCTTGTCGTCAACGGTCATCACTTCACCCTCGTTCACTGTGAGGCGCTGGGTGATGATGGCTGTGGTGTCAGTCAGACTGGTCTGCTGCACATAGTGGTTGCCGCTCTGCGTGGTGATAGTCCATTTCTCACCGATAGTCCATGACTCTGGCAACGTGTTGCTTTCGAAGCTCTCGAAATAGATGCTGGGGTCTATCGAGGTACCTTTTACGGCAAAGGTAAAGGTTCCCAGTGCGTGTTCTATGGTCACGTTACCCTGCTTCACGCCGTAAGGCTCACTGACAGCCATGGTGATATCAACCGTTTTTTCACTACCTGCAGCTACATAGAACGAGTCCTCGGGAGTGGTAAAACCTTCTGGCAGGGTGATGCTGCTGACTTTCAGTGGCGCCGTTCCTTCATTCTTGATGGTGACGCTCTTGGTCATAGCCGTATTGCTCGTACCATATACTATCTCCTCGTTGCTCATGAGCTTGACACCGTTGGGGTCTAAGATGGCAAAGGTAGCATAGTAGGCCGTGATGTGCGCATTGACGGCGGTGTTGTTGCCTGCCTCATTCTTAACATAGGTATTGGTGAGGTTCTCTTTGGCATAGAACGCGAAGTAGCCGCCTTGTCCTGCGTCGGCTGTCACCGTAACGGGGATGACGATGCTGGAATCTACTTTCAGCGAGTCTGTTGCTGTGGCAGTACCAAGGATTGTTCCATTGCTATTTGTGATACTTACGCTGATTTCATCGGCGTTCAGCGTCACGTTTCCGCTGTTCTGCACCTTCACGTTAAACAGCATCTCGTATTTGTTTTCCTTGTTGGCCGTAATCTCGTAGTCGCTAACGCGCTCCAGTGCCAGGGCTTTCAGCGCTTTCTTCTCTACGAATACGGGTGGGTTGTCGCCACCGCCACCATTACCGCCATCGCCATAGGTGAAGTCGTCGAGGTCTGTGTAAACCAAGTTAATAGCGATATATTTGCCTTCAGCATTCTCAACGGTATGCTCTACCCATGCTTTGCCGCCTTTCGTTGGTGTGGCGGAATAGAGCACGGTGTTCGTCACGTTACCATCGGCATCAGCCTCGTATATCTTAACGGAACTGCTGTTCTTGGATTGGCTGGTTAAATTTGATTTTGCCCAGAACTTCACTGTTCCCGTTATTTGTTCAGGTATAAATACGTAGGCCGTATTTGTCTTACCATACGATGCTTCCAGATAGTAGTTACTCTCGTCATGTCCTTTCTTGGTGGCGTTGACGAGTCCGTAGTTTGTGGTACCTGCATAGGGATATATCGTTCCGTTCACAATCTTCCACCCGTTGGAAAGACCATAGCCATAACTAAACGAACTGGTTAAGGCTGCGCCATTTGCGTCGGTGAGTGTCAGGTTTTCAAAGTCTTCTGCATGAGTATTGACAGCTCCTGCAAAGAGCATCAAGAGCAGAAGGGTTAAATTTGTAACGGAATGTTTGATTTTTGCGGTCATTTTCTTTCGATTTGTTGTTTAAACGCGTGCAAAAATACTAAATTAGTTTTATAAAACGGTAGAGATAACTCTGCGTGCTCGTTCATATTTACAAATTTGAACGAAAAAGCACCATTTCATCGGTGTTACGACTCCTTGGAGAGGGCCATGCGCAGGTATTCCGAAGGTGTAAGACCAACCTCACGCTTAAAGGCGTTGATAAAGGCGGTACGCGATTTGAAGCCTACGCTGGTAGCTATTCCCTCAATGGTCATATTGCCAAATTTGTCGCTTTCATCGCTCATCCTTCTGCAGGCCTCTTTGATGCGGAAGCTTGAAAGCACATTGCTGAAAGCCTGTCCGTAGCGCTCGTTGATAACCTGCGATACGTAGGTGGTGTTTGATTCGGCCTGCTTGGCCAGTTTAGCTAGTGTGAATTCTGGCTGACAGATGTTTTCTGGGTTGCTCAGGATGTCCTGAATACGGAAAATCAGCGTGTCTTTCTGTTCGTCGCTCAGGTTACTGCGACTGTACTTGTTTTCCACAACCTCTTTGCGGAGGGCTTGCTCCTCGCGTTCCATCTCCAGCATTTGTCTGTTTTTCTCATATAGACTGCGGTTACGATTGCTTAGTTGGCGATTCTTCTGCCATAGCAGGAAGGCAAAGACAATGACGATGAGTAGGGCCAGCCCTATGGCTATGATGATGATGATTTGCATAGCCTGGCGGTCGGTCAGTTCCTTAGCCTGGGCAGCAATCAGTAGGTAACCTATGTTGGTGGCTTGGTCATTGATGTTATTATCGCTGGCTAGTTGCAGCGCTTTTTTCAGGTATTCTATCTCGTTGGCATGATCCTGCTCCAAGCGGTAGGTATAGGCAATGTTCATGTAGGTAGCCACTGAGTCGCGCTTGGGCTCCCATGGGGTGCTGATGGCCGACAGCTGCTCCATGAAATAGCTGCGTGCCGTCTCAAACTGCTTCTGTTGCAGGCTTTCCAGTCCTTTGTATTGCAGGCGGACGTATTGCAAGTCGGGCGTGTCCTCAGGAATCTCTGTGGAAAAGAGGATGCCAAACTTGTCCAGTGGTAATTCGTAATTCAGGCTCGACAGGTTGAAGAACGCCGTTACCATCAGTTCCCAGTTCTTGGCCTCTACGGCCTTTTCAATACACTGCTCGAAGATGTCCTGCGCCTGATTTGTCAGCGTTTCTGATTGTGAGTCATTGCTTGAGTCATTAATCAGGTCGCCCAGATTCACCATGATGATAGGCATGAAATCATCGTCGTGAATGCTGTCGCACAACTGGTAGGCTCGCATTAGGTGCTCGTGAGCCTGTATGTAGTCAAAGTAGAAGTATTTATAGACGCAAGCGCTGTTGTTGAGCGCACGCACACGCCATTTCGCTTCCTCTAGCGTGCCTTCCTGCTGCCTGTCTGCAATGATGCTGAAGCATTCCAGTGCCTGTCCGGCTTGTCGCTTCTCAAAGAAAATGCGTCCGCGCTCCATCAGTGCCTCTGATGAGAGCTCGGCTAGTTTTTCGCTGCTGGCTGCATTTTCCTGTGGTGCTGCCGAGCAGATGGAAACTAATAAAAAGAGAATATATGTAGTAAAAATTCGCTTCATGTAGTTTTTCTTCAGCGTTGCAAAGATACTAAAATTTGGCTCAATCAGCTGATTTCCACAACTATTTAACACAAATTAAGTGGGAAATATGGAAAACTATTACTAAATTTGCAGCCACTTTTAAATATAATACGGTGGAAAGAAAGAAATTACTCTCTGTGTTCCTCATGACGCTGTTAGCAGTGACGATGTCATCACAATCGCTAACGGCACTAGGAAAATTATCTCCCTATCTCTCTGGAATGCTTTCTCTGGAGCAGAATGGTCGTCGTGCAGCTGCTGCCGATGCGCGTGTCATGGTGTTAACGAAGCTTGTTGCTGATGCCGATGAGGTGCTGCTGGCTGCCAAGTATGGCTTTACTGTTGAAGCCCGCTTTGGTGAAGTGCTCATCATCAGTATCGATATCCAGCAGATTGCCGCTCTTGCAGCCGATAATCAGGTGGTCAGGGTTGAGGCCGAGCGCCCTGCACATAAATATCTTGACGTGATGCCGTCTCAGATACGTGCGGATAAGGTAAGGGATAATCTGGATAATACGCTGCCACAGGCCTTTACGGGCAAGGATGTCGTAGTAGGCATCGTTGATGGTGGTTTTGACTATATCAATCCTTTCTTTCGTGATGCAGCAGGAAAGACCCGTATCAAGTGGGCTATCGACTATCTGAAGACGCCTGCACAGAAATACGCCACTGTTGACGAGCTGACCACCGTGAAATGCAGCAGCGATGCTAAGACCGAATGGCATGGTACTCACGTGGCAGGTATTGCCGCAGGCAGCTTGGTGCATAGCACGTGGGACGTGCCTTATCAGGGCATTGCCTCTGAAGCCGATATCGTAGAGGCTGCCATCAATCTGGCAGGCAACAATCCTATCCTGAATCCCTCGAACCCCACGTCGGCTCCCATGCTCTTGGCTATGAAAGAGATGTTCGACTATGCCGAGGCTGAGCAAAAGCCCTGCGTCATCAACTTCAGCGCAGGTATCTCGCAGACCTTTGCCCATAACCGCCAGCTGGAGGAAGAAGCCCTTCGCTCGTTGGTCGTGAATAAGCCTGGCCGTGCCATCGTGGTGGCAGCAGGTAATCAGGGTCTTTACAAGTATCTCATGCATAAGCCCGATACCATGATGCAGGCAGGTGCAGGTGTGCGTTTCCATCGTGAAGATGGCTTTGGTGCTTATCTTGGCGTGGAACTGGTGGTGAAGGCTAATCAGGTCATAACGGTTAACTACGAAGATAGCCTGTATTCTAAAATTTACGGCACCATCACGCTGCTCCCCTCGGAACTGGAGAATGCCACGAACGGCACGTTGGAAAAGAAGATTGGCAGTGGTGTCTATCTGCGACGCCTCACGGCAACGCTCAGTGAGAAAACAGCCGACGGCTCGTATGTCATCTTCCTGGCAGATAATTACAGTAACTATCCCGAGACCGACCGTATTCTGCTCACCGTTGAGGGTGCTGGCGAGGCATGGATTTATGCTGATACCAGTTGCGCACCCCTTGAGGATGTGGCTTCCGAACCCAACCACTCGCTCACCGTCGAGGGTTATAACATGGGTTGGCCCGCCTCTGTCGATGAGATGATTACGGTGGGTAATATCGGACGCCGCTTCAAGTTGAAAGGCTCGT containing:
- a CDS encoding choice-of-anchor J domain-containing protein → MKTIFAGAIAALLGMPAVSLAQSVIINGSLVNSYSYGKDPTGSTSGLGWHQTSVGNGAWIDDEGVAQSTGAANIGLLSIDIANVSKTKVDHWSITEGASIKSETQVISDFDWLIRDHVLYSYPSGVYVGGNTYYSFFMHEANASGNIDIEYGSEEYEVLVRKYTWDVEEGTGKYINVKRQDVGKMKTQQPIDLTYDPFNDVVYGIFYDGNTYKIGTLDMETFKVTNISREGLLYGAPKCIAVNSKGELYAIDASGNVYRIDKTDGRLNTIGNVGFKSQDQYMSATFDLRTDKLYWIGFINNGNSTNATDGTNTTLAPSLGGRDTGVFEIDTNTGAATLIGELYQPIGADLDDDSNLIYHGYRGLQITGIYVDGCFTRKNIDQRIMLKSYPSQMKIGDTKEVTVSVKNIGLQRVLAKNYVVNFYADNELVATIDRDDDVTPVNNLEQGQSQTLTFTVTAKKAGTMTIYAEVVNADDEEQRNNKTEVGTIIVLSDVILPTVELNGQFRNASVKLTWTNPNGHFVEGAEQYAAFSYDGLGAWTMVDGDKAFTQKPNNLFSTVDYPNANTPKAFIVMDPYKAGLGPDVNLNGERFLPHTGNQYFAAFYSAQRDGDGNGYEVDNDDYMVSPILNGNAQTISFWAKGYRGTEASGYQTDMTFKETIEVLYTLDAANLDPTTYSVAKEEFVINDKVWEMYTADLPAGAKHFALHRTSKATEYVDYEGTQQKVAGTGSFMMMIDDITFQAEPRTVVGYNIYKNNEKVETLAADAASYGPVNAENSDLFYVTAIYEDGESLPSNPYGIDYITAIDTPKTSSIKSLTSNYYDLNGRAVKGQLRPGIYVVKQNGQTRKMIIR
- a CDS encoding carboxypeptidase-like regulatory domain-containing protein yields the protein MTAKIKHSVTNLTLLLLMLFAGAVNTHAEDFENLTLTDANGAALTSSFSYGYGLSNGWKIVNGTIYPYAGTTNYGLVNATKKGHDESNYYLEASYGKTNTAYVFIPEQITGTVKFWAKSNLTSQSKNSSSVKIYEADADGNVTNTVLYSATPTKGGKAWVEHTVENAEGKYIAINLVYTDLDDFTYGDGGNGGGGDNPPVFVEKKALKALALERVSDYEITANKENKYEMLFNVKVQNSGNVTLNADEISVSITNSNGTILGTATATDSLKVDSSIVIPVTVTADAGQGGYFAFYAKENLTNTYVKNEAGNNTAVNAHITAYYATFAILDPNGVKLMSNEEIVYGTSNTAMTKSVTIKNEGTAPLKVSSITLPEGFTTPEDSFYVAAGSEKTVDITMAVSEPYGVKQGNVTIEHALGTFTFAVKGTSIDPSIYFESFESNTLPESWTIGEKWTITTQSGNHYVQQTSLTDTTAIITQRLTVNEGEVMTVDDKRAYATSAATLVVSYSMNKSDWTEAGRFELTSAFVTDTLKNIPAGDIYLKFEGRYVAIDNLAGFHISSNAPMLTVYDAKGETLADSTAHDLGTITADALTSFIIKNTGTGTLNVKIQAEGAITANKQQVTLAAEMSDSIKVTMPVEPFGQKEGVLIITGEEKEVKVVMTAYSRDPKILFVDFQDQAWPKGWTADEKWNISHESYSSTDYYAEHYDYTGKASNLITQKLKVTEGAAMTFKAKRASEVNDSKLTVYTSTDRKEWTPANDYTEQLTTDWTSFELSNITAGEYFLRFEAANVDIDNIEGFEPVADYHIVTMDATLPDSAIINWEYEAKAVVKNLWADNEEVTVKFFLAGEEKVSEKYTLAYGETQTLAYAFTPHAEAQNVEAWFEITYGEQVSKSDVKTFNIVAESDETNAKIITGTVVYADDDTWPLAGVSIVLKATDKDVIYETVSDEKGQFSIKIFRSDLQYTLTATKEGMDEYTQTIVYVNDGNEYTIRMTDIQTAIKPLTSNLKPQTTTCFDLQGRQTTKAKGIVIINGKKYNKK
- a CDS encoding AraC family transcriptional regulator: MKRIFTTYILFLLVSICSAAPQENAASSEKLAELSSEALMERGRIFFEKRQAGQALECFSIIADRQQEGTLEEAKWRVRALNNSACVYKYFYFDYIQAHEHLMRAYQLCDSIHDDDFMPIIMVNLGDLINDSSNDSQSETLTNQAQDIFEQCIEKAVEAKNWELMVTAFFNLSSLNYELPLDKFGILFSTEIPEDTPDLQYVRLQYKGLESLQQKQFETARSYFMEQLSAISTPWEPKRDSVATYMNIAYTYRLEQDHANEIEYLKKALQLASDNNINDQATNIGYLLIAAQAKELTDRQAMQIIIIIAIGLALLIVIVFAFLLWQKNRQLSNRNRSLYEKNRQMLEMEREEQALRKEVVENKYSRSNLSDEQKDTLIFRIQDILSNPENICQPEFTLAKLAKQAESNTTYVSQVINERYGQAFSNVLSSFRIKEACRRMSDESDKFGNMTIEGIATSVGFKSRTAFINAFKREVGLTPSEYLRMALSKES
- a CDS encoding S8 family peptidase yields the protein MERKKLLSVFLMTLLAVTMSSQSLTALGKLSPYLSGMLSLEQNGRRAAAADARVMVLTKLVADADEVLLAAKYGFTVEARFGEVLIISIDIQQIAALAADNQVVRVEAERPAHKYLDVMPSQIRADKVRDNLDNTLPQAFTGKDVVVGIVDGGFDYINPFFRDAAGKTRIKWAIDYLKTPAQKYATVDELTTVKCSSDAKTEWHGTHVAGIAAGSLVHSTWDVPYQGIASEADIVEAAINLAGNNPILNPSNPTSAPMLLAMKEMFDYAEAEQKPCVINFSAGISQTFAHNRQLEEEALRSLVVNKPGRAIVVAAGNQGLYKYLMHKPDTMMQAGAGVRFHREDGFGAYLGVELVVKANQVITVNYEDSLYSKIYGTITLLPSELENATNGTLEKKIGSGVYLRRLTATLSEKTADGSYVIFLADNYSNYPETDRILLTVEGAGEAWIYADTSCAPLEDVASEPNHSLTVEGYNMGWPASVDEMITVGNIGRRFKLKGSWGNSIDWSPYELGKGVGYRALSSACGPTLDGRVKPDVCAPGVNIVSAYNNFVNESYEQYLVDETIAMLDTEYEPENGGYFALLSQTGTSMSAPAVTGTIALWMQADPTLTVEGIKDLIAATSRRPDTDLFYPNNEYGHGEIDAYLGLCYILGINKIQGVSMAQPQKAAFRLSGRTLTAQYVATQSQPTEQPELRIYSTDGRLLLTEQGTSINLSTLPHGVYAVQLNTGNKATTGSTLIRL